One genomic segment of Ictalurus punctatus breed USDA103 chromosome 12, Coco_2.0, whole genome shotgun sequence includes these proteins:
- the catip gene encoding ciliogenesis-associated TTC17-interacting protein gives MIKLKNMKETALLHEKTEEPKASHEALEFLSSIGPEDVDQCLFVDSMVTVSDTGRELGEFCVSVQKASYKDEPCYLVHANSHGAIDNIPCGTSITAYVSRSLNTLEENHDEYMKLQEHTLDKKLHIVRQGGHLVVNGVITEKDEVKKQTFQFPLDSLQGFVSEASNLLILRILAQQKKVPENLTFLSFDADTQIGVSSYRELEVKKQVVGNEVVEVFGIERTVSSAEKIPAIWHCYFLPDGHLASRVQVGSSVTMHLLQLPPVVSSQDERDHKSVCEKKPLVWEEDIELYSKFLDRKEELKAAHSSYVRQHPELKALLADFLQMLLLRKPQDVFSFVHDFFIPFDSQRPPDSTFNASQNITAAQDDKS, from the exons ATGATTAAACTGAAAAATATGAAGGAAACTGCGTTGCTGCATGAAAAGACAGAAGAACCGAAAGCCTCGCACGAAGCATTAGAGTTTCTTTCCAGCATAG GACCTGAAGATGTAGATCAGTGCCTGTTTGTGGACTCTATGGTGACGGTTTCAGACACTGGCAGAGAGCTAGGAGAGTTCTGTGTTAGTGTACAGAAGGCCAGCTATAAGGATGAACCTTGTTATTTGGTACACGCTAACAGCCATGGAGCAATTGACAACATCCCGTGTGGCACTTCTATTACGG CTTATGTATCCAGGAGCCTCAACACTCTAGAAGAGAATCATGATGAATATATGAAG CTGCAGGAACACACACTGGACAAGAAGTTACACATAGTGAGGCAAGGCGGTCATCTAGTGGTGAATGGAGTCATCACCGAGAAAGAC GAAGTGAAGAAGCAAACATTTCAATTCCCTCTGGATTCTCTACAAGGTTTCGTGTCTGAAGCCTCCAACCTCTTGATCCTGCGCATTTTGGCTCAACAAAAGAAAGTTCCAGAAAATTTGACATTCCTGTCATTTGATGCTGACACCCAGATTGGTGTGTCATCCTAT CGGGAGCTGGAGGTCAAGAAGCAGGTGGTTGGCAATGAGGTGGTGGAGGTGTTTGGCATTGAGAGGACGGTCTCCTCGGCAGAAAAAATCCCTGCAATCTGGCACTGCTACTTCCTGCCAGATGG ACATTTAGCCAGCAGAGTGCAGGTGGGCTCGTCAGTAACAATGCACCTCCTACAGCTTCCTCCTGTAGTCAGTAGTCAGG atgaGAGAGATCATAAGTCAGTTTGTGAGAAGAAGCCCCTGGTCTGGGAAGAGGACATCGAGCTATACTCGAAGTTTCTCGACAGAAAG GAAGAGCTGAAGGCTGCTCACTCCTCCTATGTTAGACAGCACCCTGAGCTTAAAGCACTACTGGCTGACTTCCTACAAATGCTACTGTTAAGAAAGCCTCAGGATGTTTTCTCTTTTGTCCATGACTTCTTCATTCCTTTCGACTCTCAGCGCCCACCAGACAGCACCTTCAATGCGTCACAAAATATAACAGCTGCACAAGATGATAAATCCTAG